CAAAGTCGTCTACCTTTACGGCATCGAATTCATAGACTGCTCGAAGAGCGTAGCCCCGCAGGTGACTGCGGGGAAAATTACGCCAGATTCTCGCCCCGAGTCGCGCGAATGCGCGACGCCCGACTCGAACATGCACTAGCGCGTCCGCCCACGTTGTGCGAACATTCTCGCCGTCGTGAACCTCGAAGGAGAATCGACCGTGAACATCCGAGCGATCTTATCCGTCTTGGTCATCGGGGCGAGCCTCTCGCTTGTCGGCTGTTTCCCTGGCGTTCGCGTCGCAGCCACCCGCTCCCAGAACCTGCCTCCGGCGCCGGGCCTCGTGCTCATGTCCGCCAATCAGGGAGAACCTTGGGCGTTCGCCACCGACGTGGACGGCAAAGTCCGCTGGAACTATGCCTTCGAGAGCCACTCCGGCTCGTATCAGCCGCAGCCCATACAGCCGCTTCCCAACGGAAACCTCATCGTCGTCGCCGCGCATGAGAGCGGCATCGCCCCCTGCTCGCACTGTCCCGCCAGGAACGCCATCTACGAGATCGACGTTGCGGGCAACACCATCTGGCACATGACGAACCAGCAGTTGCAAGCTGCATTAGCCCAGGCCGGATACAAAGTCACTCTTGCCCAGATCAGTCACGAGACCATCGGCCTCACCAACGGACACCTGCTCGTGCTCGCCAGCAATCTCAGGAAGGTTCCCGGCCATCGCGAAGAAATCCAGGGCGCCGTAATCATTGATCTCGACCAGGATCACCGTCCTGTCTGGGTCTGGGACGCCTTCGATCACCTCGACGTCAACCGTCATCCCTACTTCAAACTCCCGGACTGGATCCACGGCAACGCTATCACCTACTCCCGCGACGACGGAAACCTGCTGTTCTCCACTCGCCATCAGTCCTGGGTTATCAAGATCGATTATCAAAACGGACGCGGCAGCGGAGCCGTTCTCTGGCGTCTCGGCTATGAGGGAGACTTCAAACTCCTCAACGGAGGGCCGGCCGACTGGTTCTACGGCCAGCACGCTCCTATCTTCCTCACTCCCAACACAACCGGGGTCTTCCAACTCGGGCTATTTGACAACGGCAACGGCCGCGTAGTGGACGCCAGCGGAGCGCACTGCGGCACAAAGGGTCAGCCCGCCTGTTACAGCACCATCCCTATCTTCGAGATCGACGAAGCGCATCGCACCGCCCGTCTAGTCTGGCGCGACACGCTGCCATTCTTCAGCCTCGCTGTCGGCAACATGCAGGTGCTTGACAACGGCAACGTCTGGTTCAATGCCGGCGACATCAAGCGCAAAACCATCATCCGCGAAGTCACACGCGAAACTCCCCCACAAACTGTCCTCGAGATGCGCGTGAACACCATCATCTACCGCGCCATCCATCTGCCCGAAGAAGCACTGCGTGTTCCACCCAACGCGCCGTAACGTGCGATTCCTCGGCACGAGATCTTGAGCTGGTACAAAACCGAATCACGTTCCCGAGATGGTTGATGAAAAACCGAGGAATCCCGGAGGCATGAGAGAAGGGAATTCCGATCGAAAAGCAAAAGGCAGGCGATTTCGCCTGCCTTTTGCTTAAGAAGCTGTTGCTACTTGCCGTCGCCTTCAGCGGCAGCCGCTTGCGGCTTGCTAATCGCGATCGTCTCGCCGACGTCGCCGACCTTGAAGCGCGCGAAGCGACGCACCGAGATGTTCTCGCCGAGCTTGCCGATGACGCTGGCAATAAGCTGCTCGATCGTGATCGACTGCTCCTTGATGAAAGGCTGCTGATACAGGCAGACTTCCTCGTAGAACTTCGCCATCTTGCCTTCGAGCATCTTCTCGATGATGTTCGCTGGCTTTCCAGTCGCTGCGGCCTGCGCACGATAGATGTCCTTCTCCTTCTCGTACGCTTCCGGAGTTACATCTTCCTTGCGAACGTACTTCGGATCGACCGCGGCGATGTGCATCGCGATGTCATGCACCAGGTTCTGGAACTCGTTGGTGCGCGCGACGAAGTCGGACTCACAGTTGACTTCGAGGAGCACGCCGATCTTTCCGCCCGCGTGAATGTAGCTGGTGACCGTTCCTTCGCTCGTCGTCCGAGCCGCCTTCTTGGCCGCCGTTGCCATGCCCTTCTTGCGCAGCCACGTGAAGGCCTCTTCCATGTTGCCTGCAGTCGCGGTCAGCGCGTTCTTGCAATCCATCATCGGAGCTCCTGACTTCTCGCGAAGCTCCTTGACCATAGTTGCGGTAATGTCTGCCATCTTCGGAACCTTTCTGATTAGTGCGAACCGAATGAATCGGATATCTGGTATTTGGGAAATCGGCTAGGCGAAAACCCCTTACGTTAAACGACCCGCGCCCGTCGTTCGGCGAGCGCGGGTCGGAAACTCGAGACCCAGGAGCAGACGAGCGTTAGAACGACTCGGCTTTGCTCAGGTCCTCGCTAAGTTCTGGCTCGGGAGCTTTGCGAACGCCCTTGCCGAGCACATCTTCCATGCTGACGTCTTCCGTCTCGGACGATGCAGCGACTTCGCTCTCGCCATGCGTCGCAGCTTCCGCTTCCTCCGCGGCCGAGATTCCACCCTCGATCTGAGCAGCCGCCTTGTCGCCAGCAGCGGCGTTGCCTTCGACGCAGGAGTCGGAGATCTTCGAGGCGAACAGACGGATCGCGC
This region of Terriglobia bacterium genomic DNA includes:
- a CDS encoding aryl-sulfate sulfotransferase, with the translated sequence MNIRAILSVLVIGASLSLVGCFPGVRVAATRSQNLPPAPGLVLMSANQGEPWAFATDVDGKVRWNYAFESHSGSYQPQPIQPLPNGNLIVVAAHESGIAPCSHCPARNAIYEIDVAGNTIWHMTNQQLQAALAQAGYKVTLAQISHETIGLTNGHLLVLASNLRKVPGHREEIQGAVIIDLDQDHRPVWVWDAFDHLDVNRHPYFKLPDWIHGNAITYSRDDGNLLFSTRHQSWVIKIDYQNGRGSGAVLWRLGYEGDFKLLNGGPADWFYGQHAPIFLTPNTTGVFQLGLFDNGNGRVVDASGAHCGTKGQPACYSTIPIFEIDEAHRTARLVWRDTLPFFSLAVGNMQVLDNGNVWFNAGDIKRKTIIREVTRETPPQTVLEMRVNTIIYRAIHLPEEALRVPPNAP
- the tsf gene encoding translation elongation factor Ts, producing MADITATMVKELREKSGAPMMDCKNALTATAGNMEEAFTWLRKKGMATAAKKAARTTSEGTVTSYIHAGGKIGVLLEVNCESDFVARTNEFQNLVHDIAMHIAAVDPKYVRKEDVTPEAYEKEKDIYRAQAAATGKPANIIEKMLEGKMAKFYEEVCLYQQPFIKEQSITIEQLIASVIGKLGENISVRRFARFKVGDVGETIAISKPQAAAAEGDGK